A window from Gottschalkiaceae bacterium SANA encodes these proteins:
- a CDS encoding AEC family transporter — protein sequence MELQKIWIMQGILFMLIVIGIAVNRLNIVRSEDKRVLTDLVIGLFLPASIINSFQVSFDSEVVKTFGVLLGLSTLSMVISYAIGAFVFAKRDHKQKAALRFGTLISNGGFVGMPVAESFYGSLGLMYASIYIVPIRIALWTVGLSFFTKEKDVVAGIKKVAVHPCLVAAYIGLGMLVLGLRFVEPVGKTIAMVGKCTTPVAMILIGVMIGEVKDLKSIFSGLVLRYSIIRVIVIPGIMYGIGSFLHLDPLVTGIAVVMAAMPAATTTPILAAKYEGDYILGMEMVVMSTLISLFTIPIWRMIL from the coding sequence ATGGAATTGCAGAAAATATGGATTATGCAAGGGATCTTGTTTATGCTGATTGTCATCGGCATAGCAGTAAATCGGTTGAATATTGTAAGAAGCGAGGATAAAAGGGTGCTGACAGATTTGGTGATTGGACTTTTTTTGCCGGCCAGCATCATCAATTCCTTTCAGGTGAGTTTTGACAGTGAAGTGGTTAAAACGTTTGGCGTATTGCTCGGCTTGTCTACTCTTTCCATGGTGATCAGTTATGCGATCGGTGCATTTGTATTCGCAAAACGCGACCATAAGCAAAAAGCAGCGCTGAGATTTGGTACCCTAATATCCAATGGCGGATTTGTTGGCATGCCTGTTGCTGAAAGCTTTTATGGCAGCCTGGGTCTTATGTACGCATCCATTTATATTGTGCCTATTCGAATTGCCCTTTGGACGGTTGGCTTGTCGTTTTTCACAAAGGAAAAGGATGTTGTGGCAGGGATCAAGAAGGTGGCGGTCCATCCATGTCTGGTCGCTGCATATATAGGCTTGGGCATGCTGGTTCTGGGGCTTCGCTTTGTTGAGCCGGTCGGTAAAACCATTGCCATGGTCGGTAAGTGTACAACACCAGTCGCTATGATATTGATTGGAGTCATGATTGGGGAAGTTAAGGATTTGAAAAGCATATTTAGCGGACTTGTTCTGCGTTACTCTATTATTCGCGTTATTGTGATTCCAGGTATTATGTACGGGATTGGATCCTTCTTGCATTTGGATCCCCTTGTCACCGGGATCGCGGTTGTTATGGCGGCTATGCCGGCAGCTACGACAACCCCAATTTTGGCTGCAAAGTATGAGGGCGATTATATTTTAGGTATGGAGATGGTTGTTATGTCAACCTTGATATCCTTGTTTACGATACCGATCTGGCGGATGATTCTTTAA
- the cysN gene encoding sulfate adenylyltransferase subunit CysN, with translation MKSLLKFITCGSVDDGKSTLIGHMLYDAKLLFADQKRALELDSKVGSRGGEIDYSLLLDGLMAEREQGITIDVAYRYFTTDHRSFIVADTPGHEQYTRNMAVGASFADLAIILIDATQGVLMQTKRHARICALMGIKHLVLAVNKMDLIRYDQHRFDEIKREFNRFVADYDLKSIQVIPVSATAGDNITKNSAQTPWYEGLPLLSYLEQIDVQKEAGSQAFVMPVQRVCRPSHAFRGFQGQIEAGTIAVGDEIVTLPSHEKAKVKSILVTDQERDLAVQGQPVTIQLDREVDVSRGCVLSKEGKLEMADMLTTTLLWMDDTELVPGRNYLIKIGTKIVPGMVMSLKNKIDINTGKHIQVDQLFKNEMATCDISLSEKIVFDKFDNNESMGGLILIDRVTNMTSACGTINHALRRSTNVVWQDSEVTRELRAKQKGQKPFTIWFTGLSGSGKSTLANEVEKRLLALGKHTMLLDGDNVRHGLNKNLGFKEVDRVENIRRIAEVANLMNEAGLIAIASFISPYERDRENARDIVGKDFIEVYVNTPLEECEKRDIKGLYKKARSGEIPNFTGVSSPYEPPKNPQITIDTSRYSVEEASELIIKKILAIME, from the coding sequence ATGAAGAGTTTACTGAAATTCATTACCTGTGGCAGCGTTGACGATGGAAAATCAACGCTGATTGGACATATGCTATATGATGCCAAGTTGCTGTTTGCCGACCAAAAAAGAGCTTTGGAGTTGGATAGCAAGGTTGGAAGCCGCGGGGGAGAAATTGATTATTCTCTTCTCTTAGATGGCTTGATGGCAGAGCGGGAACAGGGGATTACCATTGATGTCGCCTATCGATACTTTACCACAGACCACCGTTCTTTTATTGTTGCGGATACGCCTGGCCACGAACAATATACCCGTAATATGGCAGTGGGGGCATCCTTTGCCGACTTGGCTATTATTTTAATTGATGCGACCCAAGGTGTTTTAATGCAGACCAAGCGTCATGCTAGAATTTGTGCCTTGATGGGTATTAAACATCTTGTTCTTGCTGTCAATAAGATGGACTTAATTCGTTACGACCAGCATCGCTTTGATGAAATTAAAAGAGAATTTAACCGATTTGTTGCTGACTATGACTTGAAAAGCATTCAGGTGATTCCCGTATCGGCAACCGCGGGAGATAATATTACAAAAAACTCTGCCCAGACACCTTGGTATGAAGGCTTGCCGTTATTGTCCTATTTAGAGCAAATCGATGTACAAAAAGAGGCGGGTAGTCAGGCTTTTGTCATGCCGGTTCAACGGGTATGCCGACCAAGCCATGCATTTCGAGGTTTTCAGGGACAAATCGAAGCCGGCACAATTGCGGTTGGAGATGAGATCGTCACCTTGCCTAGCCATGAAAAAGCCAAGGTGAAAAGTATTTTGGTGACTGATCAAGAAAGGGACTTAGCGGTACAGGGGCAGCCAGTCACCATACAATTGGACCGGGAAGTGGATGTATCACGCGGTTGCGTCCTTTCGAAAGAGGGCAAGTTGGAAATGGCTGACATGCTGACAACAACTCTTTTATGGATGGATGATACTGAGTTGGTTCCTGGCCGAAATTATTTAATTAAAATTGGAACCAAAATCGTACCCGGAATGGTTATGAGTTTAAAAAATAAGATCGATATCAATACGGGAAAGCATATTCAAGTCGATCAATTGTTCAAAAATGAAATGGCAACTTGCGATATTTCCTTGTCTGAAAAGATCGTTTTTGATAAATTTGACAACAATGAAAGTATGGGCGGCTTGATTCTCATCGATCGGGTGACAAATATGACTTCGGCCTGCGGAACAATCAATCACGCTCTTCGACGGTCAACCAATGTGGTTTGGCAAGATTCCGAAGTGACACGAGAATTGAGAGCCAAACAAAAGGGACAAAAGCCATTTACCATTTGGTTTACGGGCTTATCGGGCTCGGGCAAGTCCACCTTAGCCAATGAAGTCGAAAAGCGATTGCTGGCCTTAGGCAAACATACCATGTTGCTTGATGGTGATAATGTCCGCCATGGACTCAATAAAAATCTTGGTTTCAAAGAAGTAGACCGTGTAGAAAATATTCGACGGATTGCAGAGGTGGCGAATTTGATGAATGAAGCGGGTTTGATCGCCATTGCCTCCTTTATTTCACCTTACGAGCGAGACCGCGAAAATGCGAGAGATATTGTTGGAAAGGATTTTATTGAAGTGTATGTGAACACACCTCTTGAAGAATGTGAAAAAAGAGATATAAAAGGTCTGTATAAAAAGGCCCGAAGTGGTGAAATTCCAAATTTCACAGGGGTGTCGAGTCCTTACGAGCCACCAAAGAACCCACAGATCACCATCGATACAAGTCGATATTCGGTGGAAGAGGCTAGCGAATTGATCATTAAGAAAATTTTGGCGATCATGGAGTAG
- the cysD gene encoding sulfate adenylyltransferase subunit CysD translates to MKNELTHLDQLEAEAIYIIREVAAECEKPVMLYSVGKDSSVMLHLALKAFYPEKPPFPFMHIDTTWKFKEMIDFRDKKAEELGIEMLVYTNLQGVKDGINPFDHGPAYTDIMKTEALKAALDKYEFTAAFGGGRRDEEKSRAKERIFSFRNSKHAWDPKNQRPEMWKLFNTQINKGESMRVFPISNWTEKDIWQYIQREKIDIVPLYFAKERPVVVREGNIILVDDDRLKLMPGERIENLKVRFRTLGCYPLTGGAESEADSLDAIIKETLGAISSERTSRVIDQEAAASMERRKREGYF, encoded by the coding sequence ATGAAAAATGAATTAACACACTTGGATCAGTTGGAAGCGGAAGCAATCTACATTATTCGAGAAGTGGCAGCAGAATGTGAGAAACCTGTGATGTTGTACAGTGTAGGTAAAGACTCTTCTGTTATGCTACATTTGGCCTTGAAGGCCTTTTATCCAGAAAAACCACCCTTTCCCTTTATGCATATCGACACGACGTGGAAATTTAAAGAAATGATTGACTTTCGGGATAAAAAAGCAGAGGAGCTAGGCATTGAAATGCTGGTTTACACCAATCTGCAAGGCGTTAAAGACGGGATTAATCCATTTGATCACGGTCCTGCTTATACCGATATCATGAAAACAGAAGCCTTGAAAGCCGCTTTGGATAAATATGAATTTACGGCGGCTTTTGGTGGTGGGCGACGGGATGAAGAGAAGTCGCGGGCTAAGGAACGGATTTTTTCTTTCCGAAACAGCAAACATGCTTGGGATCCTAAGAATCAACGACCTGAAATGTGGAAACTCTTTAACACCCAAATCAATAAAGGGGAGAGCATGCGTGTATTCCCCATTTCCAATTGGACGGAAAAAGACATTTGGCAGTATATTCAACGAGAGAAAATTGATATCGTCCCCCTCTACTTTGCAAAAGAAAGGCCGGTTGTTGTTCGAGAAGGGAATATTATTCTGGTGGATGATGACCGATTGAAACTAATGCCAGGTGAAAGAATTGAGAACTTGAAAGTGCGTTTTCGCACCCTGGGATGTTATCCCTTAACTGGAGGAGCTGAATCGGAGGCAGATTCGTTAGATGCCATCATTAAGGAAACCCTAGGGGCGATTTCATCGGAGCGAACGAGTCGAGTGATTGACCAGGAAGCGGCAGCAAGTATGGAAAGGCGCAAACGAGAGGGGTATTTCTAG
- the cysQ_2 gene encoding 3'(2'),5'-bisphosphate nucleotidase CysQ, protein MKEFEINHLKELAIEAGQAIMKIYQTDFDVAYKGDQSPLTLADQEANGIIVDGLEKYYPNYAILSEEVADDKSRMENAYCFIVDPLDGTKEFVNRNGEFTVNIALVYQGKPIVGVIYVPVSKQLYYSVKGEGTYREQVDSGLVEELRVSKKVSQLTWIGSKSHSSEKEENLIADHRDLIKESIVAGSSLKGCRVAEGQADVYYRFGLTCEWDTAAMQCIVEEAGGIFRQMDGSEMLYNRENTLNEKGFYVVNQRENIWV, encoded by the coding sequence ATGAAAGAATTCGAGATTAATCACTTGAAAGAGCTCGCAATTGAAGCAGGCCAAGCCATTATGAAGATCTACCAAACGGATTTTGATGTGGCCTATAAAGGGGATCAGTCACCGTTAACATTGGCGGACCAAGAAGCAAATGGAATTATTGTTGACGGATTGGAAAAATATTATCCTAATTATGCAATTCTTTCGGAAGAAGTGGCTGATGATAAGAGCCGCATGGAAAATGCCTATTGTTTTATTGTGGACCCCTTGGATGGAACCAAAGAGTTTGTTAATCGAAATGGCGAGTTTACTGTGAATATCGCTCTTGTCTATCAAGGAAAACCCATAGTTGGTGTGATCTATGTACCTGTTAGCAAACAGCTATATTATTCGGTCAAGGGCGAGGGTACTTATCGGGAGCAAGTGGATTCAGGTCTTGTGGAAGAGCTGAGGGTTTCTAAAAAAGTCAGTCAACTGACCTGGATTGGGAGCAAGTCCCATTCCTCTGAAAAGGAAGAAAATTTGATTGCAGACCACCGTGATTTGATTAAAGAATCTATTGTTGCCGGCTCTTCTTTAAAGGGTTGCAGGGTGGCAGAAGGCCAAGCGGATGTCTACTATCGGTTTGGTTTAACCTGTGAGTGGGATACGGCAGCCATGCAATGCATTGTTGAAGAAGCGGGCGGCATATTTAGGCAAATGGATGGCTCTGAAATGCTATATAACAGGGAAAATACTTTGAATGAGAAAGGCTTCTATGTGGTGAATCAAAGAGAAAACATTTGGGTCTGA
- a CDS encoding ABC transporter ATP-binding protein, with the protein MFKMINRTFKKFKKEMIFIIFLSVVNSLISGINIVILIPILELMEIGGDSNLGVFSFAVHIFDGMSYSMRLLVILSVFVVLMISKALLTRFIKIYNTKFVQKYIKEMRQRVYDAVIDSNWELFSAQKHDDLLNSFTSEILKTSNAITTFTSLISVVLTSITQIAIAFAINVPLTILILIVGSILFFALKNFFAIAKKNGERMRLANRSYLHEIRSQLNSVKEIKSYGVENYHKEILDEVLGEYQAANIKKVEMSSLPSLIYSTSSTIIVALLIYISNVVLEIDMMNLILIVYIFAKIWPVFKKFHNQIQTLVSCAPSFENLERTLSNLKSSIKETDFEEITIALKEKITFNHVTFTYLNSSERVINDINFSIKANEITALKGKSGIGKSTIVNLLMGLLIPVEGEILVDGLALNENNIRAWRKSIGYMPQDPIILNKSIRENITRFNPGVTDEEIYMALEKAQALEFVGKLPHGLDTLMGNKGVRLSGGEKQRIVLARALASHPSVLILDEATSALDNENERNIQETIQTLKDRITIISIAHRQSTIDGADHVIHIQNNGEIIVENNQITCELDRGNDVG; encoded by the coding sequence ATGTTTAAAATGATTAATCGTACATTTAAAAAGTTTAAAAAGGAAATGATCTTTATCATATTCTTGTCAGTTGTTAATTCATTGATCTCTGGAATCAATATCGTGATATTGATTCCAATACTAGAGTTGATGGAAATTGGCGGAGATTCTAATCTAGGTGTATTTTCTTTTGCTGTACATATTTTCGATGGGATGTCTTATTCAATGCGACTGCTTGTTATTCTTTCGGTTTTTGTTGTGCTGATGATATCAAAAGCGTTATTGACTCGATTTATAAAAATATACAATACAAAATTTGTTCAAAAATACATCAAAGAAATGAGACAAAGAGTTTACGATGCTGTAATTGATTCGAATTGGGAACTTTTCTCTGCACAAAAACACGATGATTTATTGAATTCCTTTACCAGTGAGATTTTAAAAACAAGCAATGCAATAACAACGTTCACGAGTTTGATTTCGGTTGTGCTGACATCCATTACGCAAATCGCTATTGCATTCGCTATCAATGTCCCGCTCACGATCTTAATTCTCATTGTCGGAAGCATCCTGTTCTTTGCTTTAAAGAACTTTTTTGCCATTGCCAAGAAAAATGGGGAGCGTATGCGTCTTGCCAATCGGAGCTATTTACACGAGATCAGAAGCCAACTGAATAGCGTTAAAGAAATAAAAAGTTATGGTGTAGAAAATTACCACAAAGAGATTCTAGATGAAGTTTTGGGTGAGTACCAAGCTGCTAACATAAAGAAGGTGGAGATGTCATCCTTACCCTCTTTAATTTATTCGACCAGTTCTACAATCATCGTTGCTTTATTGATTTATATTTCGAATGTCGTTTTAGAAATCGATATGATGAACCTGATCTTGATCGTATATATCTTTGCTAAAATCTGGCCGGTTTTCAAAAAATTCCACAACCAAATTCAAACCTTGGTATCTTGTGCGCCTTCCTTTGAAAACTTGGAAAGAACCTTAAGTAATTTAAAATCTTCGATTAAGGAGACTGATTTTGAAGAAATTACAATTGCTTTGAAGGAAAAAATTACATTTAACCATGTCACTTTTACCTATTTGAATTCTTCTGAAAGGGTGATCAACGACATCAATTTCTCCATTAAGGCCAATGAAATCACAGCTTTGAAAGGCAAATCGGGCATAGGTAAGAGTACCATTGTGAATCTCTTAATGGGTCTCTTGATTCCTGTTGAAGGAGAGATTCTTGTCGATGGTCTTGCTTTGAATGAAAACAATATTCGTGCCTGGCGAAAGTCGATTGGCTATATGCCACAAGACCCCATTATCTTAAATAAATCAATTCGGGAGAATATTACCCGTTTTAATCCTGGTGTGACGGACGAGGAAATCTATATGGCTTTAGAAAAAGCACAAGCCCTAGAATTTGTCGGAAAACTGCCCCATGGATTGGATACTTTAATGGGCAATAAAGGGGTTCGGCTATCAGGTGGTGAAAAGCAAAGAATCGTTTTAGCAAGAGCGCTAGCCAGTCACCCAAGTGTTTTAATACTCGATGAAGCGACCAGTGCTTTGGACAATGAGAATGAGCGAAATATTCAAGAAACCATTCAGACCTTAAAAGATAGAATCACCATTATATCGATTGCTCACAGGCAAAGCACCATTGATGGGGCAGATCATGTGATACATATTCAAAACAATGGAGAGATTATTGTTGAAAACAATCAGATCACATGCGAATTGGACCGGGGAAATGATGTAGGATAG